In Candidatus Poribacteria bacterium, the genomic window TTGGTCACGACACCAGCACCGACGGTGTGTCCTCCCTCTCTGATCGCAAACCGTAACCCCTCCTCCATCGCTATCGGAACCATCAACTCAACCGTCAAATTCACATTATCACCCGGCATCACCATCTCTACTCCCTCCG contains:
- the tuf gene encoding elongation factor Tu (EF-Tu; promotes GTP-dependent binding of aminoacyl-tRNA to the A-site of ribosomes during protein biosynthesis; when the tRNA anticodon matches the mRNA codon, GTP hydrolysis results; the inactive EF-Tu-GDP leaves the ribosome and release of GDP is promoted by elongation factor Ts; many prokaryotes have two copies of the gene encoding EF-Tu), which translates into the protein EGVEMVMPGDNVNLTVELMVPIAMEEGLRFAIREGGHTVGAGVVTKIIE